Part of the Rhodohalobacter sp. 614A genome is shown below.
TTTTACCCTGTGGGATTATGAACGACTGCAATATCAATGGGCAGAGGAACAACATCTTCAAACAAAAGATTTAGATGAAATTAAACTTGCCCAAATTGAAACGTTTAAACCTGATGTTTTCTACAATCACTCACCACGATATGATAATAATTTTGTTCAGAAATTAGCTGTTTTTGAAAATTTGAAAAAAATTTGCTGGGATGCCGTTGCAGCAAAATATCCCCTTATGCATGAAAAATATGATGCCAGGGTAACTCTATTTAAGCCACATGTTAAATACTGGAAGAGCAAGGGTTTAAATGCAAGTATATTACCACCCGCCTATGTACCATCTTGGGAAAAGTATCTTTCTGAGGATAGAGAGATAGATGTATTGTTTTATGGGCAGTGTAATGAGAAGTTTTTTTCCAATAGAAATCAAATTATTGCTGAACTATTAAAATGGCAAAGCACCAAAAAGTATAATGTAAAAGTGCATATACAAGGTATTAATAAAAAATATCCGCTTTTTGATGTGAAGGGATTGAGAAGATTTACCAAATGGATTAATAAAACTCCAAAGCCAATAAAAAAATATGCACTTGGCCCCATTTATGGCCAAGCTTTGTACAAAGCTATTGGTAATTCTAAAATAGTTGTGAATGCATCTGGTAACTACAACGGCGTCTTTAAAGACAATATGAGAATTTATGAAGCATTGGGTGTTGGGGCATTAATGATCGGAGAAGAGGGGGTTTACCCGGACTTTATTGAGCCTGATAAGGACTTTTTAACTTTTAGAAATGCTGAAGAACTTATAACAAAAATAGAAGATTCATTGTCAGAACCAACCGAAAGGAAAGAAAAAGCAAAGCGGGCTCATGAGAAATTAAAAATGAGTTGCTCAAAAGAAATACAATGGAATAATTTTTGTGATATTGTTACTAATTTAAAGAATTAATTATGATTGACTTTCTAAATCTCAAAAAGATTAATAAAAGATATGCTTTTGAGTTGAAGCAGGTTGCTGCAGACGTGATTGATGGAGGTTGGTACTTAAAGGGCAAAGAGGTAGCTTTATTTGAGGAAAAATTTTCAAACTATAACCAGGTCAGTTACACTGTGGGAGTAGGCAGTGGGTTAGATGCACTTCGGCTTATTTTAAGAGGCTATATTGAAATGGGGGTTTTGGAAAAGGGTGATGAAGTTATTGTACCTGCCAATACATTTATTGCAAGCATTTTGGCAATTACAGATAATGATTTGGTACCGGTTTTTGTTGAGGCAGACATAAAAACCTTCAATATCGATATATCAAAAATTGAAGATCATATTTCACGCCATACGAAAGCAATTATGGTGGTTCACCTATATGGCAGGGTTTGTTGGAGTAAAGAGTTAACAGAGATGGCAAAGCGCCATAATTTATTGGTTATTGAAGATAATGCTCAAGCCATCGGAGCAGAATGGAATGGAAAGAAAACAGGATCATTGGGAGATGCTGCCGCTTTCAGTTTTTATCCGGGAAAAAACCTTGGAGCTCTTGGTGATGCAGGAGCCGTAACTACAAATAATGGTGAGCTTGCTGAAATAGTAAGGGCATTGGGGAATTATGGCAGCAAAAAAAAATACGTACATACCTATTTAGGGGTTAATAGTAGAATGGATGAAATACAAGCAGCTTTTTTATCCGTTAAGATGAACTATCTGGACGAAGAAAATCAGCGTCGAAGGGAAATCGCAGAAGTTTATTTGAATGGCATTGTAAACGAGAATATAAAATTACCAGAGATAGAAGAGCCATTAAATAATCAAGCCCATGTATGGCATCTTTTTCCGGTATTGTGTGAATTTCGTGATAATCTGCAGCAATATCTTAGTGATTATGATATTCAGACATTAATACACTATCCTACTCCGCCATATAAACAGAAAGCATATAATAACTATTCAGACATTTCATTCCCTGTTACTGAGAAAATTCATAATCAGGAATTAAGCCTTCCAATAAGTTATGCTCTTACAGAAAAAGAAATCGAATATATTATTGAAAAGCTCAATAGATATAGATGTAAAGATTAAACGTATCGTCTAATATTTTAAATACTTTAGATTCATTTCAGGATTAGCGGATAGTTGGCAAAAAAAAGTTTAAA
Proteins encoded:
- a CDS encoding glycosyltransferase family protein, translating into MKVFQCIHKYPPHIPAFEKKYKIKNRDLSFNEIRELLIQDGYASTYILKPALESITNEVFFTLWDYERLQYQWAEEQHLQTKDLDEIKLAQIETFKPDVFYNHSPRYDNNFVQKLAVFENLKKICWDAVAAKYPLMHEKYDARVTLFKPHVKYWKSKGLNASILPPAYVPSWEKYLSEDREIDVLFYGQCNEKFFSNRNQIIAELLKWQSTKKYNVKVHIQGINKKYPLFDVKGLRRFTKWINKTPKPIKKYALGPIYGQALYKAIGNSKIVVNASGNYNGVFKDNMRIYEALGVGALMIGEEGVYPDFIEPDKDFLTFRNAEELITKIEDSLSEPTERKEKAKRAHEKLKMSCSKEIQWNNFCDIVTNLKN
- a CDS encoding DegT/DnrJ/EryC1/StrS family aminotransferase, whose product is MIDFLNLKKINKRYAFELKQVAADVIDGGWYLKGKEVALFEEKFSNYNQVSYTVGVGSGLDALRLILRGYIEMGVLEKGDEVIVPANTFIASILAITDNDLVPVFVEADIKTFNIDISKIEDHISRHTKAIMVVHLYGRVCWSKELTEMAKRHNLLVIEDNAQAIGAEWNGKKTGSLGDAAAFSFYPGKNLGALGDAGAVTTNNGELAEIVRALGNYGSKKKYVHTYLGVNSRMDEIQAAFLSVKMNYLDEENQRRREIAEVYLNGIVNENIKLPEIEEPLNNQAHVWHLFPVLCEFRDNLQQYLSDYDIQTLIHYPTPPYKQKAYNNYSDISFPVTEKIHNQELSLPISYALTEKEIEYIIEKLNRYRCKD